From Microcoleus sp. FACHB-831, a single genomic window includes:
- a CDS encoding GTP-binding protein yields MTHQPPQPNPNAARPSQQGELHFNRARASLQQALSWYGHLRRQRHAVSDTSAIASVQAELDILKSTLDKLDQGVIRIAAFGLVSRGKSAVLNALLGQKILQTGPLNGVTQWPRSIRWTPSLESTLGNGGKGGTSKVQVELIDTPGLDEIEGQARGEMARDVARQADLILFVVAGDITRTEYKALCELRQTQKPLILVFNKIDLYPDKDRKAIYQNLQKLGAGSSDANRLQQLLSAEEIVMVSAEPAPIEVRVEWPDGRVTHEWETPPPDVDELKQKILNILNREGRSLLALNALIQAREAEATIASKTVDIRNLEAEKLIWEFVKYKAIAVAVNPIAVLDIIGGTVADLALIRSLAKLYGLPITSYEAGKLWKTIVFSSGGLLLGELGSSLMLGLGKSASAIASGDNPSNITAYAGSAIAQASIAGYGAYAIGRAAQVYLEQGCTWGQLGSNTIIKEILNQMEPNTILYRLRQELQQQFQR; encoded by the coding sequence TTGACTCATCAACCCCCCCAACCTAATCCCAATGCGGCGCGTCCTAGCCAACAAGGTGAACTTCACTTTAACCGCGCTCGTGCTAGTCTCCAGCAAGCGCTATCCTGGTATGGGCATTTGCGTCGCCAGCGCCATGCTGTTTCTGACACTTCCGCGATCGCTTCTGTACAAGCTGAATTGGATATTCTAAAATCCACCCTAGATAAGCTTGACCAAGGTGTTATTCGCATTGCTGCTTTTGGTCTTGTCAGTCGCGGTAAATCTGCTGTTTTAAACGCACTTTTGGGGCAGAAAATTCTGCAAACTGGCCCCCTTAATGGCGTCACGCAATGGCCTCGTTCTATACGCTGGACGCCTTCTTTAGAATCCACCCTTGGTAATGGCGGGAAGGGAGGAACTTCCAAGGTACAGGTAGAATTAATTGATACCCCAGGCTTAGATGAAATTGAAGGCCAAGCACGGGGAGAAATGGCGCGGGATGTGGCGCGTCAAGCTGACTTAATTTTGTTTGTTGTCGCTGGCGATATCACTCGCACCGAGTATAAAGCTCTATGCGAATTGCGGCAAACTCAAAAACCGTTAATTTTGGTTTTTAACAAGATAGATCTCTATCCAGATAAAGACCGCAAAGCCATTTATCAAAATTTGCAAAAGCTTGGTGCGGGTAGTAGTGATGCTAATCGCTTGCAGCAATTATTATCAGCAGAAGAAATTGTGATGGTATCGGCGGAACCAGCACCAATAGAAGTGCGGGTAGAATGGCCTGATGGGAGAGTGACGCACGAATGGGAGACGCCGCCGCCTGATGTGGATGAGTTGAAGCAGAAGATTTTAAATATTCTAAATCGTGAGGGGCGATCGCTCCTCGCACTCAATGCTTTAATTCAAGCTAGGGAAGCTGAAGCTACTATTGCCAGCAAAACTGTTGATATCCGCAATTTGGAAGCGGAAAAATTAATCTGGGAATTTGTTAAATATAAAGCGATCGCTGTCGCTGTTAATCCTATTGCAGTTCTGGATATAATCGGAGGAACTGTAGCAGATTTAGCTTTAATTCGTTCTTTGGCAAAGTTATATGGTTTGCCGATAACTAGCTACGAAGCAGGGAAGCTTTGGAAGACAATTGTGTTTAGTTCTGGTGGTTTGCTATTAGGGGAATTGGGAAGTAGTTTAATGTTGGGGTTAGGCAAAAGTGCTTCAGCGATCGCTAGCGGCGATAATCCTAGTAATATAACTGCTTATGCTGGGAGCGCGATCGCTCAAGCTAGTATAGCTGGCTATGGAGCTTACGCCATCGGTCGCGCCGCACAAGTTTATCTAGAACAAGGCTGCACTTGGGGACAACTTGGCTCCAATACTATTATTAAAGAAATTCTCAATCAGATGGAACCGAATACTATTCTCTATCGGCTGCGGCAAGAATTACAGCAACAATTTCAGCGCTAA
- a CDS encoding asparaginase, translated as MTRGKRNQSAELEVRLLREGIIESSHRVQAVVCDNRGRVLSVAGSAETACFVRSALKPFQALAVTSTGTLERYNLNDRDLAIICSSHKGTIEQVRQAFNVLWRCDVDPSALQCPIPHGKRSPLEYNCSGKHAGMLAVCKQRHWPLNNYLQRNHPVQQLILGKVAELLRMPAEEFISAKDDCGAPTYLMQLGGMAALYAQLVSGNNLDMERIIRAMTHHPNMVAGEGEFDTQLMRLTQGELVSKGGAEGVQCIGRVGEGMGLAIKVMDGAQRAKSAVAIQVLKQMGWISPAVAETLSESFMSLSKFKRLEVIGELSLL; from the coding sequence CCGGTTGCTGCGAGAAGGCATTATCGAATCATCGCATCGAGTCCAAGCAGTTGTATGTGACAACCGGGGGCGCGTGCTATCCGTTGCTGGCAGCGCAGAAACCGCCTGTTTTGTCCGTTCTGCACTCAAGCCGTTTCAAGCGCTGGCAGTCACCTCGACGGGTACTCTAGAACGCTACAATCTGAACGACCGAGACTTAGCGATTATCTGTAGTTCCCACAAGGGCACTATTGAGCAGGTACGGCAGGCTTTTAACGTCCTGTGGCGCTGCGACGTTGACCCGTCCGCACTCCAGTGCCCCATCCCACACGGTAAGCGCAGCCCGCTGGAATATAATTGCTCTGGGAAACACGCCGGAATGCTGGCTGTATGTAAGCAACGACATTGGCCGCTGAATAACTATTTGCAGCGCAACCACCCAGTACAGCAGTTGATTTTAGGCAAAGTCGCAGAGTTGTTGCGAATGCCCGCTGAAGAGTTTATTAGTGCCAAAGATGACTGCGGCGCTCCTACTTACTTAATGCAGTTGGGAGGAATGGCCGCATTGTATGCCCAGCTAGTCTCTGGGAACAATTTGGATATGGAGCGCATTATCCGCGCCATGACCCATCACCCCAATATGGTGGCTGGTGAAGGCGAATTTGACACGCAACTGATGCGCCTGACTCAGGGAGAACTGGTTAGTAAAGGTGGAGCAGAAGGGGTTCAGTGCATCGGTCGCGTGGGCGAGGGTATGGGCTTGGCTATTAAGGTGATGGATGGAGCGCAACGGGCAAAGTCTGCTGTTGCCATCCAGGTGCTTAAGCAAATGGGGTGGATTAGTCCCGCAGTGGCTGAAACCCTGTCTGAGTCTTTTATGAGCCTCAGCAAATTCAAGCGCCTAGAAGTTATTGGAGAATTATCGCTGCTGTAG
- a CDS encoding DUF697 domain-containing protein, whose amino-acid sequence MAVKLRRPILVGGVGLSFSLWMLQSLHHSLGQVGEFGVIGAIALGGALLLARQGKAKNIEISPSKPLEREIVEKAIALANTAVTQLGVETENHPSFCKDAINHVSTMRERVGRLRAELDRKEICVAVTGGKSAGKTTLMQQLELSALAIEKLPGTSLKFRETPALFVGTDGDESAEKTAIEMAIASDLVLFVAAGDITAPEFKTLQQLEAAKQKTVLVFNKQDQYLPEERATILEQLRYRMPDAVAIAASPSPLKVRQHQANGSFQEWMEQPNSEIAQLTGKLSEILAQESQQLVWATTMRTAGTVKAEAKTLLNQVRRDRALPQIEQYQWIAAAAAFANPVPALDLLATGAINAQLVMELSAIYQQKFSLEQAKAVAGTMGSLMLKLGLVELSTQTISGILKTNAITFVAGGLLQGVSAAYLTRLAGLSLIEYLQEQDVVIAEGRPLNLDRLGETLQKVFQQNQRVAVLQSFVGQTMARILPESSQPQLTPSETVVSC is encoded by the coding sequence ATGGCTGTCAAGTTGCGGCGACCGATTTTAGTTGGTGGAGTAGGGTTATCCTTTTCGCTGTGGATGTTGCAGAGCCTGCATCACTCGCTAGGACAGGTGGGTGAATTTGGCGTTATTGGCGCGATCGCCCTCGGCGGTGCTTTGTTGTTAGCGCGGCAAGGAAAAGCCAAAAATATTGAAATATCACCGTCAAAGCCGCTAGAAAGGGAAATAGTAGAGAAAGCGATCGCCCTAGCCAACACCGCAGTTACGCAACTGGGAGTAGAAACAGAAAATCATCCTAGTTTTTGTAAAGACGCGATTAATCACGTTTCTACAATGCGGGAAAGAGTCGGACGGCTTCGTGCGGAATTAGACAGAAAAGAAATATGCGTGGCTGTAACTGGTGGCAAGTCGGCGGGTAAAACGACGCTGATGCAACAGCTAGAATTAAGCGCGTTGGCTATAGAGAAATTGCCTGGAACGTCTCTAAAATTCAGGGAAACACCCGCATTGTTTGTGGGGACGGATGGCGACGAAAGCGCAGAGAAGACAGCCATAGAAATGGCCATCGCTTCTGACTTAGTATTATTTGTGGCTGCGGGCGATATTACCGCACCAGAATTTAAAACCTTGCAGCAGCTAGAGGCAGCAAAGCAGAAAACTGTCCTAGTTTTCAACAAGCAAGACCAGTATTTACCCGAAGAACGCGCTACGATTTTGGAGCAGTTGCGCTACAGAATGCCAGATGCAGTAGCGATCGCCGCTTCTCCTAGCCCGCTAAAAGTGCGTCAGCATCAAGCGAATGGTTCGTTCCAAGAGTGGATGGAACAGCCCAATAGTGAGATTGCACAGCTTACGGGTAAGTTAAGTGAAATTTTAGCCCAAGAAAGTCAACAGCTAGTTTGGGCAACGACCATGAGGACGGCTGGTACAGTGAAAGCAGAGGCGAAGACGCTGTTAAATCAGGTGAGACGCGATCGCGCCTTACCTCAGATCGAACAATATCAGTGGATAGCCGCCGCCGCCGCCTTTGCTAACCCAGTACCAGCCCTAGATTTACTGGCGACGGGTGCTATTAATGCCCAGCTTGTTATGGAACTAAGTGCCATCTACCAGCAGAAATTCTCTTTAGAACAAGCGAAGGCAGTAGCTGGGACTATGGGAAGCTTAATGCTTAAACTGGGTTTAGTTGAACTTTCAACTCAGACTATTAGCGGAATTTTGAAAACCAACGCAATTACCTTTGTTGCTGGTGGATTGTTGCAGGGAGTTAGTGCTGCTTATCTGACGCGGTTAGCAGGTTTGAGCTTAATTGAGTATTTACAAGAGCAGGATGTTGTCATAGCAGAAGGGCGTCCGTTGAATCTCGATCGGTTAGGCGAGACATTGCAAAAAGTATTTCAGCAAAATCAACGAGTTGCTGTATTGCAGTCTTTTGTTGGGCAAACGATGGCGCGTATTTTGCCAGAATCTTCCCAACCTCAACTCACACCCTCAGAAACAGTTGTTAGTTGTTAG
- a CDS encoding Uma2 family endonuclease produces MIASPEQKYMTPQEYLEWEERQDIKYEYVNGEVFAMTGGTIAHNDISLNLATALKNHLRGSGCKVLMADAKLSVSEKGPFHYPDVMVTCDHRDKQAIKFIQYPCLIAEVLSPGTEAYDRGGKFTHYRRIQTLREYVLIDAQKISVECFRLNDKGIWELHPYERGDEIHLSSVDLHFPISLLYEDVHFPTEEGND; encoded by the coding sequence ATGATTGCCAGTCCAGAACAAAAATATATGACTCCCCAGGAATACCTGGAATGGGAAGAACGCCAAGACATTAAATACGAGTACGTCAACGGCGAAGTTTTTGCCATGACTGGGGGAACCATTGCTCACAATGACATTAGCCTCAACTTAGCAACTGCTTTAAAGAACCATCTTCGGGGATCTGGCTGTAAGGTTTTAATGGCAGATGCCAAACTTAGCGTATCTGAAAAGGGGCCATTTCACTACCCGGATGTCATGGTAACTTGCGACCACCGCGACAAACAGGCGATCAAATTCATCCAATATCCCTGTCTAATTGCTGAAGTCCTCTCTCCTGGTACAGAAGCCTACGATCGAGGAGGCAAATTTACCCACTACCGTCGCATCCAGACTTTGCGAGAATATGTCCTCATTGATGCTCAAAAAATAAGTGTAGAGTGCTTCCGGTTAAACGACAAAGGTATTTGGGAGTTGCATCCCTACGAACGGGGAGATGAAATTCACCTAAGCAGCGTCGATTTGCACTTTCCAATTTCCCTACTTTATGAAGATGTCCACTTTCCAACAGAAGAGGGCAACGATTGA
- a CDS encoding WD40 repeat domain-containing protein, giving the protein MAKNPNQPKADDAVLGGDNAPINGAVLGGLAGIERRLTSTVFEERIVALKEALKYGQEGLDIAIKALKYSDKQLRWEAYSLLWQTKNPQAQKASRYLNPYSFFECIRTLEWHSDAVMSVAISPDGQTLTSGSSDNTITVSNLQTGALQHILEGYLGAVYCVAISPNGQILASGGREGTITTITLWNLHAGERQRTLWWVHFDRLTSIAFTPNGQILASGSYDRSIKLWNLHAGELMGILWGHSDTVSSVAISPNGKILASASWDNTIKLWDIYAGKLIQTLEGHSDRVMSVAISLDGKILASGSWDKTIKLWSLHTGKLLHTLKGHTNRVYSIAMSRDGQILASGSGDNTIKLWHMYAGDLMHTIQGHSKTVNSVVFSPDGQILASGSWDGSIKVWGMH; this is encoded by the coding sequence ATGGCAAAAAATCCCAATCAACCCAAAGCCGATGATGCCGTACTTGGCGGTGATAACGCGCCGATAAATGGTGCAGTTCTGGGAGGTCTGGCAGGAATCGAGAGGCGTTTGACGAGTACAGTTTTTGAGGAAAGAATTGTTGCCCTAAAAGAAGCTTTAAAGTATGGGCAAGAGGGCTTAGACATAGCGATTAAAGCATTAAAATACTCAGACAAACAGCTACGGTGGGAAGCATATTCGCTACTTTGGCAAACTAAAAATCCGCAAGCACAAAAAGCATCGCGCTATTTAAATCCTTATAGCTTTTTTGAGTGTATCCGTACACTTGAGTGGCATTCAGACGCAGTTATGTCCGTGGCTATTAGCCCCGATGGACAGACTTTAACCAGTGGCAGTAGCGATAACACGATCACAGTCTCGAACCTCCAGACAGGCGCTCTACAGCATATTCTTGAGGGGTATTTAGGAGCCGTTTATTGCGTTGCCATTAGCCCTAATGGGCAGATTTTAGCAAGTGGCGGTAGGGAAGGGACTATCACAACGATTACGCTATGGAATCTGCACGCGGGCGAACGACAGCGCACCCTTTGGTGGGTGCATTTCGACAGGCTTACGTCCATCGCTTTTACCCCGAATGGGCAGATTTTAGCTAGTGGCAGTTACGACAGAAGTATCAAACTTTGGAATCTGCACGCAGGCGAACTAATGGGTATCCTGTGGGGACATTCAGACACAGTTAGTTCTGTCGCCATTAGCCCGAATGGAAAAATTTTAGCTAGCGCTAGTTGGGACAACACGATCAAACTCTGGGATATTTACGCAGGGAAACTAATACAAACTTTGGAGGGGCATTCAGATAGGGTTATGTCTGTCGCCATTAGTCTAGATGGAAAGATTCTGGCTAGTGGGAGTTGGGATAAAACCATCAAACTATGGAGTCTGCATACAGGCAAATTACTACATACGCTTAAGGGGCACACCAACAGAGTTTATTCTATTGCTATGAGCCGCGACGGGCAGATTTTAGCCAGTGGTAGTGGGGACAATACTATTAAACTTTGGCATATGTACGCAGGCGACTTAATGCATACTATTCAGGGGCATTCAAAAACTGTTAATTCCGTTGTCTTTAGCCCGGATGGACAAATTTTAGCCAGTGGTAGTTGGGATGGAAGCATCAAGGTGTGGGGGATGCATTAA